The Cyclobacterium amurskyense genome contains the following window.
GGAGAAAAACACGGTCTCTAGAGCTCTTTTCAGTTTGAACCCCTGTATTTATTAAAAAAACAATAACCTAAATAACCATAAAAAATGTCTGATTTACCCTTTCGCTTCGGCGCCGAAGTTTACACTTGGTTCATGAGTAACAATGGGGAAACCTACAAAGGCCAACTTGGCCATATGATAGAGGTGATCTCTAAAGCAGGTTTTACCGGAATTCAGCCAATTTTCACATGGATGGGTCCTTTGGCTGATGCAGACCTATTAGAGGAAAAGCTTAAAAAAGAAAACATCTCACTTGCTGCAGTGGCCTTGGCTTTGGATTGGAACGGAAGCAAAGAAACTGATGAAGAGAAAAAAATTGCTGATGAAGCCATTAAACTCTTGTCCCGATTTCCCGGTTCCGTATTGTGTACCGTGCAGATACCTACTGGAAGGCATGAGCTCGTTCAACGAAGAAAAAACCTGGTAGACATCGTCAATACCGTATCGGCCAGAGCAACAGACCAAGGCGTAACGAGCAGTTTCCACCCCAACTCTCCCCATACTTCCATTACCCGAACAGAAGAGGACTACAAAGTAATTCTAGAATCCCTAGACCCGAAAGTTACTGGTTGGTGCCCTGATGTAGGACACATTATCAATGCAGGTATGGATCCTTTGGCAAAGATGAAGGAATACAGTTCACTGATCAATCACGTTCACTACAAAGATTGGGATGGAAACCCTGAATTCACCCTTATGGGCAATGGAAAAGTAGAATTAACAGGCATTACACAATGGCTAAAAGACGAAAAATTTGATGGTTGGATCATTTGTGAGGATGAAGGTCAAGAGGCTTTAAAAGACCCTGATTTTGTTACGCTCCACGATGGTAAATGGGTGCAAAAATCACTTATCCCAAAATTGAAATAGCCAATGCCTACCGTTAAAACCAATGGAATTAACCTCTATTATGAGGAAAGTGGACAAGGTG
Protein-coding sequences here:
- a CDS encoding sugar phosphate isomerase/epimerase family protein; its protein translation is MSDLPFRFGAEVYTWFMSNNGETYKGQLGHMIEVISKAGFTGIQPIFTWMGPLADADLLEEKLKKENISLAAVALALDWNGSKETDEEKKIADEAIKLLSRFPGSVLCTVQIPTGRHELVQRRKNLVDIVNTVSARATDQGVTSSFHPNSPHTSITRTEEDYKVILESLDPKVTGWCPDVGHIINAGMDPLAKMKEYSSLINHVHYKDWDGNPEFTLMGNGKVELTGITQWLKDEKFDGWIICEDEGQEALKDPDFVTLHDGKWVQKSLIPKLK